In Stomoxys calcitrans chromosome 2, idStoCalc2.1, whole genome shotgun sequence, the following proteins share a genomic window:
- the LOC106093905 gene encoding histone-lysine N-methyltransferase SETD1, with the protein MYDRMDSNYSRMPPTHPTSNGAVAAGDQMCGGAGSQKAHRNFKLLSDPALTKGAIKLYRFDGILPNDPTYPPVLPRDPRNPVLRLRARPVEPMVLSVPRLKIDEKYVGIPPAIEVTITNLNDNIDKQFLSRMLEKCGLYDDIVIYHHPTTNKHLGVARIIFENVKAARLCVEKFNQKSVMGKIISVFHDSFGSICKQTIDALTATKPKPPPPAITEVPISDVPASESSYGEHHLEYMSHDGFEIGYKQSYRSERDYDRYSHNRDRYDDDRSYRDKRGRPDSRENYSSRYDKDRSKHHHYTSKRDRSREHSRDRISGGRRDREKDRRRAYDRSRENDRRDRDRDRDYREKERERSNERDRCEKTRGSEKYSTSRYPRDYGETTASTGVSTLHYLSSSNAVYFPVQTNSLPTQSPLMIPPLPGAYEYRPYSYGTDIQTSAHIWHGSGGGGVGRTWPTVQSQPQPTHPTQPTQPPLPPPPLDGTPHWGEPEPPPPGGYSCSDEIIQPDDKLRKNSKSMPTEEKPVSTENKADSSAELGTVDLDTRIALMFKGKSFGNAPPFLQMDSSDSETDKCVGAANATKVDGDEEEGEVNSDSNDRLLSKRTSNKKQMEGKHVSSKIGVIQQGASDISSSDDEILLKKESHSPIHTVIRKKEVDGMSLSSLSSHEDVKHSMEKDSLNTITVSEKGLASTASYISNQTNASVNPYYYPGNGYNSYPQSDVMPTAQYFPNPAYIQSSYLPGIGANLSTFGTASGVTYNNTYRDAYKFYRSDGYINYMGCPSGVYEEDPYKRHIEEVVKKVSDELKQILKRDFNKKMIENTAFKNFESWWDEQMQKNRRHKSEREKIADKASLVTSIGSSTVPTTTRIDKPPDINQLINSHRDISDFSSNYPALGLRASIPKLPSFRRIRKQNSPKSRKTDDEKRLSDQEEMVQASDSEKEDSNLSAVTVQQIANREKDSKVSQDSTIKGRPLVPRLKRKGSTSSFFSSSSSSEQENEEEDEDEVDGSSVEGDDSASDDDLSSASDVNVKAGSKNIRDKKPSRRDYAAGFSFEFGQAKHKIQSGNEDNLVAAKTNIYSDTEDEEKSCIGKKYNSNKMDKEDTKALVSDLEDISKDSSFSVDDEIPSSSKQTENVVCSEKETGMLQDSDSAKLTILPKEEQDAKQEHIPQQKKSVFEYDRIYSDSEEEREYQEKRRRNTEYMAQIEREFQEEQRRKMQEQEEEQSKQVSLSALQALDSNSTHTMVSQKSLDMPVTPDITKAPPTPGATLLVDQVFPPNKAKREKSNAKSKKDKNVGISNTWVLDKPSNDLNLKNDVQSSDKKIHNKDAAFGDNQVCEQLDELPKSGNESVTPVSDSNGYGNKVGIKSQMDLTVLQSKITAEDVERQVELATLNPKLSTELMQTEEENEAVKLSPTSSDGGSSQASQASQVALEHCYSLPPHADVSKPKTSPSDTARKKQLYLAHDHGGYATPPASAVPMAHETTSTQITQQVGPVAKPGPGRPRKDASRIKKKDDSFNQRSGNKNQPDHSTSMKHNNLNKSLEIFEPRDMFKPRDATDEMMVLYEFLTKGIDAEDIQYIRRCYEIHLQEDTYGFLLNNTHWVDHCVTDRAFVPPPVKKRKKEDELKIHKTGCARTEGFYKLDVREKAKHKYHHAKANVENAQSLDKTDDQITNLHNKQVSKMQGISREARSNQRRLLTAFGSIGESELLKFNQLKFRKKQLKFAKSAIHDWGLFAMEPIAADEMVIEYVGQMIRPIVADLRENKYEAIGIGSSYLFRIDMETIIDATKCGNLARFINHSCNPNCYAKVITIESEKKIVIYSKQPIGINEEITYDYKFPLEDEKIPCLCGAQGCRGTLN; encoded by the exons CGATCCCACCTATCCGCCAGTTTTGCCTAGAGATCCAAGGAATCCTGTATTGCGACTCAGGGCTAGACCAGTAGAACCGATGGTGCTCTCTGTACCACG ATTGAAAATTGATGAGAAATATGTTGGAATTCCTCCAGCAATAGAAGTAACCATAACTAATTTGAACGACAATATAGATAAACAATTTCTCTCTAGAATGCTAGAAAAATGTGGTCTGTACGATGACATCGTTATTTATCATCATCCGACGACAAATAAACACCTAGGAGTGGCACGaattattttcgaaaatgttaAAGCTGCACGACTCTGTGTGGAGAAATTTAATCAGAAATCGGTGATGGGAAAG ATAATAAGTGTGTTTCATGACAGCTTTGGAAGCATCTGCAAGCAAACAATAGATGCGTTGACGGCGACAAAACCCAAACCCCCACCACCTGCCATAACAGAAGTCCCAATTTCAGATGTGCCAGCTTCAGAATCCAGTTACGGTGAACACCATCTTGAATACATGTCCCATGATGGCTTTGAAATAGGTTATAAACAGTCGTATCGTTCTGAGCGTGATTATGATAGGTATTCCCATAACCGCGATAGATACGATGACGATAGATCATATCGAGATAAACGAGGAAGGCCAGACAGTCGGGAAAATTACTCTTCAAGGTATGATAAAGATCGTTCGAAACACCATCACTATACGTCCAaacgagatcggtccagagaaCACAGTCGTGACAGAATTAGCGGAGGAAGACGGGACAGAGAAAAAGACAGAAGAAGGGCCTATGATCGATCCAGAGAGAATGATAGGCGCGATCGTGATCGTGATCGTGACTACCGTGAAAAGGAAAGAGAACGTTCAAATGAACGTGATCGTTGCGAAAAAACACGAGGAAGTGAGAAATACAGTACGTCAAGGTACCCTCGAGATTATGGAGAAACCACTGCATCGACTGGCGTTTCAACATTACATTACCTTTCATCGAGCAATGCTGTTTATTTTCCAGTCCAAACCAATTCTTTACCAACACAATCTCCATTAATGATACCGCCTCTGCCTGGTGCATATGAATATCGACCTTACAGCTATGGGACAGATATTCAGACATCTGCACACATCTGGCATGGTAGTGGAGGAGGGGGCGTAGGGAGAACTTGGCCTACGGTGCAAAGTCAACCACAACCGACACATCCAACCCAACCAACACAACCCCCTCTACCTCCACCTCCTCTAGATGGTACTCCGCACTGGGGCGAACCCGAACCGCCTCCTCCTGGAGGATACAGCTGTAGTGATGAGATTATACAACCTGATGATAAACTTCGAAAGAATAGTAAAAGCATGCCGACAGAAGAAAAACCCGTAAGTACTGAGAACAAAGCAGACTCCTCCGCCGAATTAGGCACCGTGGATTTGGACACGCGAATTGCTTTAATGTTCAAAGGCAAATCATTTGGCAACGCACCTCCATTTCTTCAAATGGACAGCAGTGACTCTGAAACGGATAAATGTGTTGGGGCTGCAAATGCAACCAAGGTCGATGGCGACGAAGAGGAAGGAGAGGTAAATTCAGACTCGAATGACAGGCTGCTTTCAAAACGAACaagcaataaaaaacaaatggaaGGCAAGCATGTGTCTTCAAAAATTGGCGTGATTCAGCAAGGTGCCAGTGATATATCGTCAAGTGACGATGAGATACTTCTCAAAAAAGAATCTCACAGTCCCATTCACACTGTCATCAGAAAAAAAGAAGTGGATGGTATGTCTCTATCAAGTCTATCTTCACATGAAGATGTCAAGCACAGCATGGAAAAAGACAGTCTAAACACAATAACAGTTTCGGAGAAGGGCCTTGCTAGTACAGCGTCGTACATTAGCAACCAAACAAATGCATCGGTTAATCCGTACTACTATCCGGGAAATGGTTATAACTCTTATCCACAAAGTGACGTTATGCCAACAGCGCAATACTTCCCTAACCCGGCCTACATACAATCGTCGTATTTACCTGGAATTGGTGCCAATTTATCTACGTTTGGAACTGCATCAGGTGTCACATATAATAACACTTATCGCGACGCTTACAAATTCTATCGCTCGGATGGGTATATAAATTATATGGGCTGTCCTTCCGGTGTATATGAGGAAGATCCCTACAAAAGACACATTGAAGAAGTGGTGAAGAAAGTAAGCGATGAACTAAAGCAAATATTAAAGAGGGACTTCAATAAAAAGATGATTGAAAATACcgccttcaaaaattttgagTCGTGGTGGGAtgaacaaatgcaaaaaaatcgtcGCCACAAGAGTGAAAGGGAGAAAATTGCCGATAAAGCATCTCTGGTAACATCAATAGGATCGTCAACTGTGCCCACCACAACACGTATAGATAAGCCGCCTGATATTAATCAGCTAATAAATAGTCACAGAGATATCTCTGATTTCAGTTCTAACTACCCAGCACTAGGTCTTCGCGCTTCTATACCTAAACTTCCGTCCTTTCGCAGAATACGAAAACAAAACAGCCCAAAATCTCGAAAGACTGACGATGAGAAACGCCTAAGTGATCAAGAGGAAATGGTGCAGGCCTCTGATTCCGAAAAGGAAGACTCAAACCTTAGTGCAGTAACAGTCCAACAAATTGCCAACCGGGAGAAGGATTCGAAAGTAAGCCAAGATTCCACGATAAAAGGGAGACCACTGGTTCCTCGGCTCAAGCGCAAAGGCAGCACATCGAGTTTTTTCTCCTCTTCTTCATCAAGTGAGCAGGAGAATGAGGAGGAAGACGAGGATGAAGTGGACGGAAGTTCCGTCGAGGGTGATGATAGCGCCAGCGACGATGATTTGAGTTCAGCGTCCGACGTTAATGTTAAGGCGGGCTCAAAAAATATAAGGGATAAGAAACCCTCGCGACGGGACTACGCCGCAGGATTTTCATTCGAATTTGGCCAAGCAAAACATAAGATACAGTCTGGAAATGAAGATAACTTGGTTGCTGCGAAGACAAATATATATTCAGACACAGAAGATGAAGAAAAGAGTTGTATTGGAAAGAAATATAATTCGAACAAAATGGATAAGGAAGACACAAAGGCTTTGGTTTCGGACCTGGAAGATATAAGTAAGGACAGTTCATTTAGTGTTGATGATGAAATTCCGTCCTCTtccaaacaaactgaaaatgttgTATGTAGTGAAAAGGAAACAGGCATGCTACAGGATAGTGATTCTGCGAAGCTTACCATATTGCCAAAAGAAGAGCAAGATGCGAAACAAGAACACATTCCTCAACAAAAGAAATCAGTCTTCGAATACGATCGCATATACAGTGATTCCGAGGAAGAGCGCGAATATCAAGAGAAACGTCGAAGGAATACTGAATACATGGCACAGATCGAGCGTGAATTTCAGGAAGAACAACGTCGCAAAATGCAAGAGCAAGAAGAGGAGCAAAGCAAGCAGGTTTCTCTCTCTGCACTTCAAGCATTGGATTCTAATAGTACGCACACAATGGTATCTCAGAAGTCATTAGATATGCCAGTTACGCCTGACATCACCAAAGCGCCACCAACACCTGGAGCTACGTTGTTAGTAGACCAAGTTTTCCCCCCCAACAAAGCAAAAAGAGAAAAGAGTAACGCCAAAagtaaaaaagataaaaatgtTGGAATTAGCAACACATGGGTGCTGGACAAACCTAGTAATGATCTAAATCTTAAGAACGACGTTCAAAGTTCAGACAAAAAAATCCATAACAAAGATGCCGCCTTTGGTGATAACCAGGTGTGTGAACAACTGGACGAATTACCGAAGTCTGGCAATGAAAGCGTTACGCCGGTGTCCGATTCGAATGGCTATGGTAATAAAGTTGGGATAAAGTCACAAATGGATTTGACAGTTCTTCAGTCAAAAATTACTGCAGAAGACGTCGAGCGGCAAGTGGAACTAGCGACTTTAAACCCAAAACTATCCACAGAACTAATGCAGACTGAGGAGGAAAATGAAGCAGTCAAATTATCGCCTACTTCCTCCGATGGAGGTTCTAGCCAAGCTAGTCAAGCAAGTCAAGTTGCTCTAGAGCATTGTTACTCATTGCCTCCACATGCAGATGTTTCGAAACCAAAGACTTCACCAAGTGACACCGCTAGGAAAAAACAATTGTATCTGGCCCATGACCATGGGGGATATGCGACACCGCCTGCATCTGCTGTGCCAATGGCCCATGAGACAACTTCAACACAAATCACACAACAAGTCGGTCCCGTTGCGAAACCTGGGCCGGGTAGACCACGAAAGGATGCTAGTCGAATCAAAAAGAAGGATGATTCCTTTAATCAGCGTTCGGGGAATAAAAATCAGCCAGATCACTCGACATCGATGAAACACAACAATCTCAACAAAtcattggaaatttttgaaCCTCGTGATATGTTTAAACCTCGTGATGCAACAGACGAAATGATGGTTTTATATGAATTCCTAACCAAGGGTATCGATGCAGAAGATATACAGTACATTCGACGttgttatgaaattcatctGCAAGAGGATACATATGG atttttgctTAACAATACTCACTGGGTTGATCATTGTGTCACAGATCGCGCATTTGTACCACCGCCCGTCAAGAAACGTAAAAAGGAAGACGagttaaaaattcataaaactgGTTGTGCCAGAACAGAAGGATTTTACAAGTTAGACGTGCGCGAAAAGGCCAAACACAAATATCATCACGCCAAGGCAAATGTGGAGAACGCACAGAGTTTAGATAAAACGGACGACCAGATAACAAATTTGCACAATAAACAAGTTTCGAAAATGCAGGGCATTTCACGAGAAGCTCGTTCCAATCAACGGCGCCTTCTTACGGCATTTGGTTCCATTGGAGAATCGGAATTACTTAAATTCAATCAACTTAAATTCCGCAAAAAGCAATTGAAATTCGCTAAATCTGCCATCCATGACTGGGGCCTATTCGCCATGGAGCCAATAGCTGCAGATGAAATGGTGATTGAGTACGTTGGTCAAATGATACGTCCCATTGTAGCTGATTTGAGAGAAAATAAATACGAAGCCATAGGTATTGGTAGCTCGTACCTGTTTCGTATTGATATGGAAACAATTATCGATGCCACAAAGTGTGGCAATTTAGCGCGTTTTATAAATCATAGTTGCAAT ccaaattgttACGCCAAGGTAATCACAATTGAGTCGGAGAAAAAGATTGTGATATATTCTAAACAACCCATTGGCATCAATGAGGAAATAACATACGACTACAAATTCCCATTGGAAGATGAGAAAATCCCCTGTCTATGTGGTGCACAAGGCTGTCGAGGAACCctaaattaa